Proteins encoded within one genomic window of Candidatus Wallbacteria bacterium:
- a CDS encoding AAA family ATPase, with product MRDQNLLQIVNKLVSKATSLKCRKIVFTIISELDRNPEIKVIRGLRGVGKTTVLLQILNSFRNNGFYFSADWPQVRSTSLYDFIVELLKDGFKMICVDEIHTYPNWEQDLKAVSDQFSGVILLVSGSAPAVFSGDRREKIYELEPMDFSEYLLIKKEIVLNAGDSWNTAHESAEITANHFPEISGWFSDYYHSGAFPISLEQSAEDTLNSIFTGIQQSLWKDAASFLKISSRKILAMEKLLYFLATSHPGEFSITSICGTLELSKSSVYEIVSAMERMKLIRVIKPYASGGKLVRGEPKILFTHPNLRVAICHKLGFEAKIGSIREELALFAFKQRGFSFYTVKGLKKSPDYLLKKGKDVLYVEIGGENKNRKQLKSLKNSILIQENQLTALALNNGQ from the coding sequence ATGCGTGATCAAAACCTGCTTCAAATCGTTAATAAACTGGTCTCAAAAGCAACTTCCCTGAAGTGCCGGAAAATTGTCTTCACAATAATATCCGAACTTGACAGGAATCCTGAAATCAAGGTAATCAGGGGTTTAAGAGGAGTGGGAAAAACTACCGTCCTGCTTCAGATTTTAAACAGCTTCAGAAATAATGGTTTCTATTTTTCGGCAGACTGGCCGCAGGTCAGAAGCACGAGTTTATACGATTTCATCGTGGAACTGCTGAAAGATGGCTTTAAAATGATCTGTGTGGATGAGATTCATACCTATCCGAACTGGGAGCAGGATTTGAAAGCTGTGTCCGACCAGTTTTCCGGAGTCATTCTTCTGGTTTCGGGCAGCGCTCCCGCTGTTTTTTCCGGTGACCGCCGGGAAAAAATATACGAGCTTGAACCCATGGATTTTTCCGAATATCTTCTGATCAAAAAAGAGATAGTTCTAAATGCCGGAGACAGCTGGAATACAGCCCATGAATCCGCTGAAATCACTGCAAATCATTTCCCTGAAATCAGCGGATGGTTTTCTGATTATTACCATTCCGGTGCTTTCCCGATTTCCCTGGAACAATCTGCGGAAGATACATTGAATTCCATCTTTACAGGTATTCAGCAATCCCTCTGGAAAGATGCTGCCTCATTCCTGAAAATATCCTCAAGAAAAATCCTGGCCATGGAAAAGCTTCTTTATTTCCTGGCAACCTCGCATCCCGGCGAGTTCAGCATCACTTCGATCTGCGGAACCCTGGAATTGTCCAAATCGTCTGTCTATGAAATCGTCTCCGCCATGGAACGGATGAAGCTGATCAGAGTGATCAAGCCATATGCCTCAGGCGGAAAACTTGTCAGGGGAGAACCAAAAATCCTTTTCACGCACCCGAATCTGAGAGTCGCCATTTGTCACAAACTGGGATTTGAGGCCAAGATCGGCAGCATCCGTGAAGAACTTGCCCTTTTTGCGTTCAAACAGCGGGGATTCAGTTTTTACACGGTAAAAGGCCTGAAAAAAAGCCCGGATTATCTTTTGAAAAAAGGAAAAGATGTCCTTTATGTTGAGATCGGTGGAGAAAATAAAAACAGGAAACAATTGAAAAGCTTGAAAAACAGCATCCTGATACAGGAAAACCAGTTGACTGCATTGGCTCTGAATAACGGGCAATAA